The following coding sequences lie in one Sedimentibacter sp. MB35-C1 genomic window:
- a CDS encoding DUF378 domain-containing protein: MRILTAIASILIIIGALNWGLYGLSKIDIIENFFGGWKNKFGRMLYILIGLAGLYSLLYVIFA, encoded by the coding sequence ATGAGAATCTTAACTGCAATAGCGTCAATTCTTATTATCATAGGAGCTTTAAACTGGGGACTATACGGATTATCAAAAATTGATATAATTGAAAATTTCTTTGGCGGTTGGAAAAATAAATTTGGACGAATGCTTTACATTCTTATTGGACTTGCCGGACTTTATTCTCTTTTATACGTAATATTTGCGTAA
- the ruvA gene encoding Holliday junction branch migration protein RuvA — protein sequence MISYIKGEVVKKGPDYIVVENNDIGYYVSTSRSTLNKVSEGERTSIHIYMHVREDNIALYGFLTSDEIEMYKKLISVNGIGPKAGLSILSTYETNTVKEIIIKDDVASMSKVPGIGKKTAGKIILELKDKVGTLDSIEVSAPTEIQRFDSESDDVINGLISLGFNPNESKKALDKIDTTGKTENEIIKEALKNINRQG from the coding sequence ATGATTAGTTATATCAAAGGTGAAGTAGTAAAAAAAGGACCTGATTACATAGTTGTAGAAAATAATGATATAGGCTACTATGTAAGCACATCCCGCTCAACTTTAAATAAGGTAAGTGAAGGAGAGAGGACTTCAATACATATATATATGCATGTAAGAGAGGATAATATTGCGCTGTACGGGTTTCTGACCTCGGATGAAATTGAAATGTATAAAAAACTAATTTCAGTGAATGGTATCGGCCCTAAAGCAGGATTATCAATTTTGTCCACTTATGAAACAAATACTGTTAAGGAAATAATTATTAAAGATGATGTTGCAAGCATGTCCAAGGTTCCCGGCATAGGGAAAAAAACAGCAGGGAAAATAATTCTTGAGTTAAAGGACAAAGTTGGAACACTTGACAGCATAGAAGTTTCGGCACCAACGGAAATTCAGCGCTTTGATTCCGAATCAGATGATGTAATAAATGGTTTAATATCACTGGGATTTAATCCGAATGAATCTAAAAAGGCCCTTGATAAAATTGACACGACTGGAAAGACGGAGAACGAAATTATTAAGGAAGCATTAAAAAATATTAACAGGCAGGGATAA
- a CDS encoding RluA family pseudouridine synthase gives MKEIIITNNEEGQRLDRFLKKYLNKANQSFIYKMIRKKNIKLNNSKAEPEILLKKDDLVQVYLSDETISKFREKKTLKQTDIHFGVVYEDDNILIVNKPIGLSSQPDETSSINLVDEIKMYLDAKEKNISFTFKPAVCNRLDKNTSGLVIAAKNYETLKQTNMAIRERSIKKFYMAKVHGIIDNTIELKDYLIKNENKNMVKIIKNEAESAKRVITTVRPLREEGNFTWLEIEIETGRAHQIRAHLASIGHPIVGDKKYGRKDSEKHQILHAYKLILEGYEGSLSYLNGKTVKSEINDRFLLRGKTHENRISK, from the coding sequence ATGAAGGAAATAATAATTACTAATAATGAAGAAGGCCAAAGACTTGATAGATTCTTAAAAAAATATCTTAATAAAGCTAATCAGTCCTTTATTTATAAAATGATAAGGAAGAAAAATATAAAATTGAACAATTCCAAGGCAGAACCTGAAATCCTTTTAAAAAAGGATGATTTGGTGCAGGTTTATCTATCTGATGAAACAATCTCAAAATTCAGAGAAAAGAAAACACTAAAACAGACAGATATACATTTTGGCGTTGTATATGAAGATGATAATATTCTTATTGTAAACAAACCCATAGGCTTAAGTAGTCAGCCTGACGAGACAAGTTCAATAAACCTTGTGGATGAGATTAAAATGTATCTGGATGCAAAGGAGAAGAATATCAGTTTTACTTTCAAGCCGGCAGTATGCAACAGGCTGGACAAGAATACTTCAGGTCTGGTTATTGCAGCAAAAAACTATGAGACACTGAAACAGACAAACATGGCTATAAGAGAAAGAAGCATAAAAAAATTCTACATGGCAAAGGTGCACGGAATAATCGATAACACTATTGAACTTAAGGATTACCTGATTAAAAACGAAAATAAAAATATGGTGAAAATAATAAAAAACGAAGCTGAAAGTGCAAAACGGGTAATTACCACGGTACGTCCCTTGAGGGAAGAAGGTAATTTTACATGGCTTGAGATAGAAATAGAAACCGGAAGAGCACACCAGATAAGAGCCCATCTTGCATCCATAGGGCATCCAATTGTGGGAGACAAAAAGTATGGCAGAAAAGATAGTGAAAAGCACCAGATTCTGCATGCCTATAAATTGATTTTAGAAGGATATGAAGGCAGCTTGTCTTATTTGAACGGAAAGACGGTAAAGTCGGAAATTAATGACAGATTTTTATTAAGGGGGAAAACTCATGAAAATAGAATTAGTAAATGA
- a CDS encoding TIGR01212 family radical SAM protein (This family includes YhcC from E. coli K-12, an uncharacterized radical SAM protein.), producing MKLYNEYSIFLKEKYGEKVYKLPVNIPCTCPNRDGTIGYGGCTFCADVGTGFEMLKNTISVKEQIEKNMQYISKKYKAKKFIAYFQNYTNTYLELEEFKKYINEAVGKDIVGISVSTRPDCIGNEYLEFLKEVKDLYNIDISIELGLQTANYHTLISINRGHTLAEFIDAVMRIKKYGFEVCTHVILNLPGDDIIDAKETAKILSVLMVDQVKIHSLYIMENTKMGILYKNKEITVIDEEEYVERVIVFLEHLDKNIVVQRLVGRAPEKNSLFVNWGMSWWKIKDDILEKMEKEGRHQGSKSIKNYTAG from the coding sequence ATGAAATTATATAATGAATATTCTATATTTTTAAAAGAAAAATATGGCGAAAAGGTTTATAAGCTTCCGGTTAATATTCCATGTACATGTCCTAACCGCGACGGAACAATCGGATACGGAGGGTGCACATTTTGTGCAGATGTAGGTACAGGTTTTGAAATGCTTAAGAATACTATTAGTGTAAAGGAACAAATTGAAAAAAACATGCAGTATATATCTAAAAAGTATAAGGCAAAAAAATTCATTGCTTACTTCCAGAATTATACGAATACGTATCTTGAACTTGAAGAATTTAAAAAATATATCAATGAAGCAGTTGGTAAAGATATAGTGGGGATATCTGTTTCTACGAGGCCTGATTGTATAGGAAACGAATATCTTGAGTTTCTTAAAGAAGTAAAAGATTTATACAATATTGATATTTCAATAGAGCTGGGATTACAGACGGCAAATTACCACACACTTATATCCATTAACAGAGGGCATACTCTTGCTGAATTCATTGATGCTGTTATGAGAATAAAAAAATACGGTTTTGAAGTATGTACTCACGTTATTTTAAACCTGCCGGGAGATGATATTATTGATGCGAAGGAGACAGCAAAAATTTTGTCAGTACTCATGGTTGACCAGGTTAAAATTCACTCACTATATATTATGGAAAATACAAAGATGGGAATATTATATAAAAATAAGGAAATAACTGTTATTGACGAGGAAGAATATGTTGAAAGAGTAATTGTATTTCTGGAACATCTTGATAAGAATATAGTGGTGCAAAGGCTTGTGGGTAGAGCTCCGGAGAAAAACTCCCTGTTTGTTAACTGGGGTATGAGCTGGTGGAAAATAAAGGATGATATTCTTGAGAAAATGGAGAAGGAAGGCAGGCATCAAGGTTCCAAATCAATAAAAAATTATACCGCAGGTTAA
- the lpdA gene encoding dihydrolipoyl dehydrogenase — protein sequence MIFDIKLEKLSGSDRSGVIGSIYKSNGDPVKAGDEVLDVEVKKKNITITSDVEGKIVEIKAKQGDKVSIGDVLYTVEGEKVESKGQTDKKQGFNYMANFLKPQKETIDGDIVIIGGGPGGYVAAIEGAKEGANVILIEKESLGGTCLNRGCIPTKALVRSSEVYNIVKNSEGYGIFNSSPSYDFSKIVDRKNEVVKELVGGIDYLMAKNNVTVFRGDGQIVNKNVVFVKERNKEITINTKNIIIATGSDTFVPPIKGVESKNVLTSTDMLNLSQLPEKIIIVGGGVIGMEFAFICNALDVDVSVVEFADDILVSLDEDIRDEIREIAVEKGIKVYIGSKVEEIIDTEEGKSIVLFNKEGKNGYITGDKVLMAVGRKPFYGNINLEELGIEVGRNKRGIKVNSKMQTTAENIYAVGDVTNVIQLAHVASHQGLVAIENIMGKDTETDYSAIPSVIFTSPEIASVGIREKDAREQGIPVSIGKFPFGANGKALTQGDRKGFVKIIAQEDTGVILGGSIIGPHASDLIHEVAVAIKNKSTAEHVINTVHAHPTTAESVHEAMLAATAKGAIHLAE from the coding sequence GTGATATTTGATATAAAACTGGAAAAATTATCAGGTAGTGACAGATCCGGAGTGATAGGCAGCATATATAAGTCAAATGGAGACCCTGTAAAAGCAGGAGATGAAGTCCTCGATGTAGAAGTTAAAAAAAAGAACATTACCATTACTTCTGATGTGGAAGGAAAGATTGTAGAAATAAAAGCAAAACAAGGAGATAAGGTTTCAATAGGTGATGTTCTATATACTGTTGAAGGTGAAAAAGTCGAAAGTAAAGGGCAGACTGATAAGAAGCAGGGTTTTAATTATATGGCTAATTTTTTAAAACCGCAAAAAGAAACAATTGACGGAGACATAGTCATAATCGGCGGCGGTCCGGGAGGATATGTTGCTGCAATTGAAGGTGCTAAGGAAGGCGCTAATGTAATATTGATTGAAAAAGAAAGCCTGGGAGGAACCTGTCTCAATAGAGGATGCATACCAACAAAAGCTTTGGTGAGGTCTTCTGAGGTTTACAATATAGTTAAAAACTCTGAAGGATATGGAATTTTTAATTCTTCTCCAAGTTACGACTTTTCCAAAATAGTAGATAGAAAGAATGAAGTTGTAAAGGAATTGGTTGGAGGAATAGATTATCTGATGGCCAAAAATAATGTTACTGTATTCAGAGGAGACGGTCAAATAGTAAATAAGAATGTGGTATTTGTAAAGGAAAGGAACAAAGAAATTACAATTAATACAAAAAACATCATAATAGCCACCGGCTCAGATACATTTGTCCCTCCAATAAAAGGAGTGGAGTCAAAAAATGTACTGACTAGTACTGACATGTTGAATTTAAGCCAACTGCCTGAGAAAATAATTATTGTAGGTGGCGGTGTAATAGGTATGGAGTTTGCATTTATTTGCAATGCTTTAGATGTAGATGTTAGTGTGGTAGAGTTTGCTGATGATATTTTAGTTTCATTGGATGAAGATATAAGAGATGAAATCAGAGAGATAGCTGTAGAAAAAGGAATAAAGGTATATATCGGTTCAAAGGTTGAAGAAATTATAGATACCGAAGAAGGCAAGTCAATCGTATTATTCAATAAAGAAGGTAAAAATGGTTATATAACAGGTGACAAAGTTCTTATGGCAGTTGGAAGAAAGCCATTTTATGGTAATATAAATTTGGAAGAGCTGGGAATTGAAGTTGGCAGAAATAAAAGAGGAATAAAAGTTAACAGTAAGATGCAAACTACGGCAGAGAATATTTACGCTGTTGGAGATGTTACTAATGTGATACAATTGGCTCACGTTGCTTCTCATCAGGGTTTGGTTGCTATTGAGAACATAATGGGCAAAGATACAGAAACTGATTATTCTGCTATACCAAGCGTAATATTTACGAGCCCTGAAATTGCTTCTGTCGGCATTAGAGAAAAAGATGCAAGAGAGCAAGGTATACCCGTAAGCATTGGAAAGTTCCCATTTGGAGCTAACGGCAAGGCTCTGACTCAGGGAGACAGAAAGGGTTTTGTAAAAATAATAGCCCAGGAAGATACAGGCGTAATATTGGGTGGATCTATAATAGGTCCTCACGCTTCAGATCTTATACATGAAGTTGCAGTTGCAATAAAAAACAAATCAACCGCTGAACATGTAATTAATACTGTTCATGCTCATCCTACAACTGCCGAATCTGTACATGAGGCTATGTTAGCAGCTACAGCAAAAGGGGCAATACATTTGGCTGAGTAA
- the ruvB gene encoding Holliday junction branch migration DNA helicase RuvB, translating to MFERENEIVAGTANTGEEELELSLRPQRLCQYIGQSKVKEVLNIFIQSAQMRNQPLDHVLLSGPPGLGKTTLANIISNEMGVNIRVTSGPAIERQGDLAAILTNLNENDVLFIDEIHRINKNVEEILYPALEDFALDIIIGKGPSARSIRLDLPKFTLIGATTRSGMLASPLRDRFGVMCNLDFYNVKDLKEIVLRSAGIIDVEINENGAEEIARRSRGTPRIANRLLRRVRDYAIVKSDGIIDTETADSALKMLEIDEMGLDKLDRRILNTIIDFYKGGPVGLETLSASIGEEKGTIEDVYEPYLLQIGYLSRTPRGRIVTEHGYRHVNKHRKNTSQTTIDLD from the coding sequence ATGTTTGAAAGAGAAAATGAAATAGTTGCCGGTACTGCAAATACAGGTGAGGAAGAACTTGAACTCAGCCTGAGGCCCCAAAGACTCTGTCAATATATTGGACAAAGCAAGGTTAAAGAGGTTCTTAATATTTTCATTCAGTCGGCTCAAATGAGAAATCAGCCTCTGGATCATGTGCTGCTTTCTGGGCCTCCTGGGTTGGGAAAAACCACGCTTGCCAATATTATTTCAAATGAAATGGGAGTGAACATCAGAGTTACATCAGGTCCGGCGATAGAAAGGCAGGGAGATTTAGCAGCAATATTGACGAATTTAAACGAGAATGATGTGCTGTTTATTGATGAGATTCACAGAATAAATAAGAATGTGGAAGAAATCTTATACCCTGCACTTGAGGATTTCGCTCTTGATATTATAATAGGCAAGGGACCATCAGCAAGATCTATAAGGCTTGATTTGCCGAAATTTACTTTAATCGGTGCCACAACAAGATCTGGAATGCTGGCATCACCTTTGAGAGACAGGTTCGGTGTCATGTGCAACCTGGATTTTTATAATGTAAAAGATTTAAAAGAAATTGTACTTCGTTCTGCCGGAATTATTGATGTTGAAATAAATGAGAATGGAGCAGAAGAAATTGCAAGGAGATCAAGGGGAACACCTAGAATAGCAAACAGACTACTAAGGCGTGTAAGGGATTATGCCATAGTGAAAAGTGACGGAATAATCGATACAGAAACGGCTGACAGCGCTCTTAAAATGTTAGAAATAGATGAAATGGGACTGGATAAACTTGACAGGAGAATATTGAACACAATCATTGATTTTTACAAGGGAGGCCCTGTAGGGCTGGAAACTCTGTCTGCTTCAATAGGTGAAGAAAAGGGAACGATAGAGGATGTTTATGAACCTTATCTTCTTCAGATAGGATATTTGAGCCGAACGCCAAGAGGTAGAATCGTTACAGAACATGGATACAGGCATGTAAATAAGCATAGAAAAAATACAAGTCAAACAACAATTGATCTGGATTAG
- a CDS encoding HAD family hydrolase, with the protein MKYKMVVLDLDGTLLNNDKHISLNNIEILNDLHGRGIKIVIATGRNYYMAKTLVKDVENVEPVILANNGAIIRKSQNDELIECNYLSPLEFEKIYREGIKRNLNPVLHVDEYFNGYDLIYENENFEEVYRGYIKKGYERAKLKKFNPLEIKNILSVCYFNDYNMLCDFSDEMNKINRGNYNTICNRNIGKRALLEFLHPDGCKWSALKKYALQHNVGPDEIVSIGDDNNDIELLKNSGLGIAMLNGTEESKKAAKIITTHNNNDSGVYHILNEIFKM; encoded by the coding sequence ATGAAGTATAAAATGGTTGTCCTTGACTTGGACGGAACTTTGCTGAATAATGATAAGCATATAAGCTTAAATAATATAGAAATATTAAATGATCTTCATGGAAGAGGAATAAAAATAGTTATTGCCACAGGTAGAAATTATTATATGGCAAAGACTCTTGTTAAGGATGTAGAAAATGTTGAGCCAGTTATTCTTGCAAACAACGGAGCTATAATAAGAAAATCACAGAATGACGAGCTCATTGAATGTAATTATCTAAGTCCTCTTGAGTTTGAAAAAATCTACCGAGAGGGAATAAAACGCAATTTGAATCCTGTTCTGCATGTGGATGAGTACTTTAACGGATATGACCTTATATATGAAAATGAGAATTTTGAGGAAGTATACAGGGGATATATTAAGAAGGGTTATGAAAGAGCGAAGCTTAAAAAATTTAATCCACTAGAAATCAAGAACATTTTGTCTGTATGTTATTTTAATGATTATAACATGCTTTGTGACTTCAGTGATGAAATGAATAAAATAAATAGAGGAAATTATAATACAATATGCAACAGAAATATAGGAAAAAGAGCTCTGCTTGAGTTCCTTCATCCTGATGGATGTAAGTGGAGTGCATTAAAAAAATACGCTTTACAGCACAATGTTGGACCGGATGAAATAGTATCAATAGGAGATGACAACAATGATATCGAACTTTTGAAAAATTCAGGCCTCGGAATTGCCATGTTAAACGGAACTGAAGAATCAAAAAAAGCTGCTAAAATAATTACTACGCACAATAACAATGATTCTGGAGTTTACCATATATTGAATGAAATATTTAAGATGTAA
- a CDS encoding MarR family winged helix-turn-helix transcriptional regulator, protein MKDLGVTRVQWIALYYLGKDEFISQKELAERMSVKESSVARLLDRMERDGLVERVRSEEDKRVINLRLTEKGRQRRAKLVPEGEKFERLLHKNISDEDMKIFTMVLSKMVNNILEENMDEKCTREL, encoded by the coding sequence GTGAAAGATTTAGGTGTAACCAGAGTACAGTGGATTGCTCTGTATTATTTAGGAAAAGATGAATTTATAAGTCAAAAGGAATTGGCTGAAAGAATGAGTGTAAAAGAATCATCTGTAGCTAGACTTTTAGATCGTATGGAAAGAGACGGATTAGTGGAAAGAGTCAGAAGCGAAGAAGATAAAAGAGTTATAAATTTAAGACTTACCGAAAAAGGAAGGCAGCGTAGAGCTAAATTGGTTCCGGAAGGTGAGAAATTTGAAAGATTGTTGCATAAAAACATATCGGATGAGGATATGAAGATATTTACAATGGTTTTATCAAAGATGGTTAATAATATATTGGAAGAGAATATGGATGAAAAATGTACACGTGAATTATAA
- the rodA gene encoding rod shape-determining protein RodA: MFKKESKLKRFDFVLFFTTIILCVFGFIIINSATMSKISGSEPYLKTQIAAFGIGLAVLLVLVMIDYDIYGTFYIPIYGVTVILLVYVLINPVSASEWGDVRSWISVGPIVFQPSELAKFGVIISVSKYIDINKENLNDPAVLIKVLIFAFFPIALILMQPDFGTAMVFIFFIAVMIFVAGIDRKYIISVMLIILILLIVGLVFLYYIMQDYTPNEDYRIDRIVTFFYPELDPEDTGYQVIQSKTAIGSGMLYGRGLYNGVQNQLGYLPTKETDFIFAVIGEELGLIGGLFLLSLYAILLNRLIRIAKHSSNLFGSLIVTGIASMQFFHIFENIGMTMGLLPVTGIPLPFISSGGTFMLINMVSMGLALSVGMKRGKVDLNDFM; the protein is encoded by the coding sequence ATGTTTAAGAAAGAAAGCAAACTTAAGAGGTTTGATTTTGTGTTGTTTTTTACAACGATTATATTGTGTGTTTTTGGTTTTATAATAATTAATAGCGCAACCATGAGCAAAATATCCGGAAGCGAGCCGTATTTAAAAACTCAGATAGCTGCCTTCGGGATTGGTCTAGCTGTACTGCTTGTGCTCGTAATGATAGACTACGACATATACGGAACCTTTTATATCCCAATTTACGGAGTAACTGTGATTCTGCTGGTATATGTTCTTATAAATCCCGTAAGCGCCTCAGAATGGGGTGATGTACGAAGCTGGATTTCCGTAGGTCCTATTGTATTTCAGCCTTCAGAATTGGCTAAATTTGGAGTTATAATATCAGTATCAAAATACATTGATATAAACAAGGAAAATTTGAACGATCCTGCAGTGCTTATAAAAGTTTTAATTTTTGCATTTTTCCCAATAGCATTAATTTTAATGCAGCCTGATTTTGGAACCGCCATGGTTTTCATTTTCTTTATTGCGGTTATGATTTTCGTAGCTGGGATAGACAGGAAATATATTATTTCAGTCATGTTAATTATTCTTATACTTCTTATAGTAGGGCTTGTTTTTCTCTACTATATAATGCAGGATTATACACCCAATGAAGATTATCGTATAGACAGAATAGTAACATTCTTTTACCCCGAACTGGACCCGGAAGATACAGGTTACCAGGTTATACAGTCCAAGACTGCCATCGGCTCAGGCATGCTTTACGGCAGAGGATTGTACAACGGAGTTCAAAACCAGCTTGGATACCTGCCGACAAAGGAAACAGATTTTATATTTGCGGTAATAGGAGAAGAATTAGGGCTCATTGGAGGTCTTTTTCTGCTCAGTCTTTATGCAATCTTGCTTAACAGGTTGATACGTATTGCGAAACATTCATCTAACCTGTTCGGATCCCTGATAGTGACAGGAATAGCCTCCATGCAATTCTTCCATATTTTCGAAAATATAGGCATGACAATGGGATTGTTACCTGTAACAGGTATACCTCTTCCGTTTATAAGTTCTGGAGGAACATTTATGCTTATAAATATGGTAAGCATGGGGCTCGCCCTCAGCGTAGGTATGAAAAGAGGAAAAGTAGATTTAAATGATTTCATGTAA
- a CDS encoding DUF6648 family protein — protein sequence MNYFKQSKNIFDEFFEHRDMLIIQHMNGDINKKEYLELNYKYMLEKNIKPFQRIDSFEKGMYNYQYYNMMAKYHRMIAQEIKDKGKHISFYSKYLNDADYYYNEKDKTTFRLLRFLQYENVEAYYIKMESTILEGKLYEIVLNDYEYAVLHSKSLWLLEVLKKENVFSDKKKKSVIDYYVNSKY from the coding sequence ATGAATTATTTTAAACAGAGCAAGAATATTTTTGACGAGTTTTTCGAACACAGGGATATGCTGATTATTCAGCATATGAATGGTGATATCAATAAGAAGGAGTATCTTGAATTAAATTATAAATACATGCTTGAAAAAAATATTAAGCCGTTTCAGCGAATAGACAGTTTTGAAAAAGGCATGTACAATTATCAGTATTACAATATGATGGCAAAGTATCATAGAATGATTGCCCAAGAAATTAAGGACAAAGGGAAGCACATAAGCTTTTACAGCAAGTACTTGAATGATGCCGATTATTATTATAATGAGAAGGATAAAACAACATTCAGGCTTTTGAGATTCCTTCAGTACGAAAATGTAGAAGCATACTATATTAAAATGGAATCTACAATTCTTGAGGGTAAGCTTTATGAAATTGTGCTGAATGATTATGAATATGCGGTGCTTCATTCTAAAAGCCTGTGGCTTCTGGAAGTATTAAAAAAAGAAAATGTGTTTTCAGATAAAAAGAAAAAATCGGTTATTGATTACTATGTAAATTCTAAGTATTGA
- the ruvC gene encoding crossover junction endodeoxyribonuclease RuvC, with product MIIFGIDPGLAISGYGILNYVGNKFEVLDYGAVTTDSCEEFPKRLKKIYDRYTELFMLYKPEAVAIEELFYNKNVKTAIAIAEARGVHLLAAENFGIPLYEYTPLQIKQGIVGYGRAEKRQIQEMVKIILHLECIPKPDDVADGLAAAICHAHSLKYANNYKILKY from the coding sequence ATGATTATATTCGGTATAGATCCGGGCCTTGCCATATCAGGCTACGGTATTTTAAATTATGTCGGAAATAAATTCGAAGTATTGGATTACGGTGCGGTTACAACAGACAGCTGTGAAGAATTCCCAAAGAGGCTAAAAAAAATATATGACAGATATACAGAGCTGTTTATGTTGTACAAGCCCGAAGCAGTTGCCATTGAGGAACTTTTTTATAATAAAAATGTTAAGACAGCCATAGCCATTGCAGAGGCAAGGGGGGTACACCTTTTAGCAGCGGAAAATTTCGGAATACCTTTGTATGAATACACACCTCTTCAGATAAAGCAGGGCATTGTGGGCTACGGCAGAGCCGAAAAAAGGCAGATCCAAGAAATGGTGAAAATAATACTTCACCTTGAATGCATTCCAAAGCCAGATGATGTAGCCGACGGACTGGCGGCAGCTATCTGTCATGCTCATTCATTAAAATATGCAAATAACTATAAAATATTAAAATATTAA
- a CDS encoding carboxymuconolactone decarboxylase family protein yields MAKDVRQLLQDFTGGMEELSNTSGAQIDAFMNLLGAAYEPDALDLKTKELISVGVAVYNRCEYCIVFHTYNALQAGATRKEIIEAAMVSVAFGGGPSMAYSSTVLKDSLDEFEKDFK; encoded by the coding sequence ATGGCTAAAGATGTAAGACAATTATTACAGGATTTTACAGGAGGAATGGAAGAGCTGTCAAATACCAGCGGAGCTCAGATTGATGCATTTATGAATTTATTGGGAGCGGCTTACGAGCCTGATGCATTGGATTTAAAAACAAAAGAATTAATAAGCGTAGGAGTTGCTGTTTACAATCGTTGTGAATATTGCATTGTTTTCCACACTTACAATGCTCTGCAGGCAGGTGCCACAAGAAAAGAAATTATAGAAGCAGCGATGGTTTCTGTAGCATTTGGAGGAGGCCCTTCAATGGCATATAGTTCAACAGTATTAAAAGATTCTCTTGATGAATTTGAAAAGGATTTTAAATAG
- a CDS encoding asparagine synthase → MHIREGIIPAVLGTAVTATGFALKNNIPKSYRNGIIGFGLAHIAMGSATFVGQKVQNSNMVRKASKAVSFK, encoded by the coding sequence ATGCATATTAGAGAAGGAATCATCCCCGCAGTTTTAGGAACCGCCGTAACAGCTACGGGATTTGCACTAAAAAATAATATTCCGAAATCCTACAGAAACGGAATTATAGGCTTTGGCCTGGCGCATATTGCTATGGGCTCCGCAACGTTTGTAGGTCAAAAAGTCCAAAACAGCAATATGGTAAGAAAAGCTTCTAAAGCAGTTTCGTTTAAGTAG